CCCAATGAATCCTCCCACCAGACCAACACATAACCTCCGCTACTGAAGAATCCTTTGTTCTACAAATACAATAGAGCTCCGGAAAAGCCTCTTGGAAAGTACGATCTCCGCACCAtacatgcttccaaaacttcactcgAGTACCATCTCCCACATCATACAGAATTAGTTTAGAAAAACTCATCCAACCACTCCTAATATATCTCCATAAACTAACGCCATAAGCACTGGTCACCTTTTTtgtgcaccaaccaccccaatcaTTCCCATATTTCGCTTCAATAACCCTCCTCCATAGAGCATCGGTCTCCAAGCCatacctccataaccatttcCCTAATAAGGCAGCATTAAAACTCCTCAATCTTCTAATACCCAACCCTCCAACCTGCAGCGGCTTACAAACCTGagcccaattgaccaagtgtaaTTTAGAGTCACCATTAATACCACTCCACAGAAAATCTCGTTGTAACTTCTCCATACGATTTGCCACCTTCCCAGGTAAAGGTAGAAGGGAAAGGAAGTATGTAGGTAAGGAGGAGAGAGtacttttaataaaagttaCCTTACCCCCCTTAGATAGATACAACCTCTTCCACCCTGCTAATCTCctttccatcttctccaaaataggattccaaattgacAACTCCTTAAATTTAGCTCCTAACGGTAGCCCCAAATATCTCAATGGAAGAGAGGATTGCCTACAACCCAGCATCCCCACCAAAACATCCATATTGTAGACCACCCCTATAGGGACCAACTCAGATTTCCCCAAATTAATCCTTAAACCTgagacctcctcaaatctagtcAGGATTGCTCTCAAACACGCTATATGCGTAGgatcagcatcacaaaaaataagagtgtcatcagcaaacaaaagatgagaCACCATCACCGAGTTACCAGCCGTATTACCTACAGAGAAGCCTGAGAACTGACCAGTAGTAGCAGCCACTTCCAACATACGACTCAAACCCTCCATAACAATATCAAATAGCAACGGAGACAAGGGGTCCCCTTGCCGAATCCCCCTagaactacaaaaaaaaatcagcagGACTACCATTGATCAAAATGGAGAATTTAGCAGTAGAAATGCAACACATTATCCGTTTTCTCCATTTCTCTGAAAACCCACAGCGCTGAAGCAGATACATTAAGAAACCCCAACTCACATGGTCATAtgccttctccacatccaacttacacaACACTCCTGGAACACctgacttcaatctactatcaatacatttTGAAGCAATCAAAAAAGAGTCCAATATCTGTCTACCTTTCACAAATGCATTATGAGAATTTGAAATAAGCCCATGTGCCACCCTTCTGAGACGATTGGCCAACACTTTAGAAATAATCTTGTAAATCCCACCAACTAAGCTAATAGGCCGAAAATCCTTAATCTCCACAGCATCCACCTTTTTGGGAAtaagaacaagaaaagaagCGTTAAGGCTTTCTCAAACACAGCCTGagtatgaaaattttggaacaCTGCCATAATTTCAGCTTTCAAAATACACCAGCAAGACTGAAAGAACGCCATAGAAAAACCATCCGGGCCAGGAGCCTTATCACCCTTAAAATCACTAATCACCCCAAACACCTCTTCCTCATCAAATGGCCTATCTATCCAAAGTGTATCATCCTCCGAGATACAAGAGAACTCCACATCATCTAATAAAGGTCTATGAGCCACAGATTCAGCATATAGCTGcctataaaaatgagaaatacaaCCTGCTATAGCCTCCTGATCTGAAGACAATTCTCCATCCACCATAAGCCTATCAATGGAATTAAATCTTCTGTGAGAGTTAGCTATACGATGAAAGAATCTGGTATTCCTGTCTCCTTCTCTAATACAAAGGACTCTAGACTTCTGCCTCCAACAAATTTCCTCCATCAAAGTAACTTTTTCTAATTCACCTCGAACTCTCTCCAACTCCAGCCTTTCCTCCACAACTAAAGCTCGACTATCCTCAATCATCTCTAAATCACTAAGCTCTTGCCACAATTTTCTCACCTGATCCTCAACATTTCCAAAAACCTCCACATTCCATTTcttcaaatcatttttcaagAGCTTCAATTTATTGGCCAACACAAAACTCGGAGCTCCTCGGACATTATAAGATTCCCACCAAGCTCGCACCCTCTCCACGAAACCCTCATCTTtaagccacatattctcaaatctaaacGGCTTCCTACCTCTCTGAAAAGAACCACCCTCAAGAACAATTAGGAAGTGATCAGATAACAGCCTAGGCAAGCGTTGTTGAGAGACAGATGGAAACTTATCATCCCAAtctgcagaaaacaaaaacctgtCCAGCCTAGCCTTTAAAGCAACTTCACGAGTATTTGACCAAGTGAAAGATCCCCCCTTGAAGCGGAATATCCATGAGGCCTTGCTCagaaataaaattggaaaactCCCGCATAGCAGCAGTAAAAGAGGTTACACCAGACCGCTCAGAAGGAAACCTTACCACATTAAAGTCACCACCCACACACCATGGAATATTCCACCAACTATGGAACATTCCACCAACAGTTCAAACCACATAATTCTTCCCATAAGAACCTTCTTTCTCTCACAGAATTAGGACCATAAATGCCATAAAATGCCCAGACAAATTGATCTGACACACATGTAAATCTGCAAGAAACCGAAAATCGCCCCACAGCTTCCTCCTCTTTATTCACAAACCGTGTATCCCACATCAATAGCACCCCTCCAAAAGCTCCACAAGAGCCTAGATAAGACCAATCGACATGTTGACCCCTCCATAAACTATGAATCACAGCTCTAGTTATCAACTCCATTTTAGTTTCTTGAAGACAAATAACATATGGCTTCCATCTCCTGACCAAATTACGAACCCGAAGCCTTTTATCCCTATCATTCAGCCCTCTAACATTCCAAGAAATaatcttcaaattcattgatGAACCACCACAGCCCTCTCCTTACTTACATTCCTCGGTTTCGTTGAACCAACCTCGACATTTATAGATGTCAATAAATTCTTCAACTCCCGCTGACCTTTCTACCCCGACTTGCCATGCTTCATTTGATCATTTACTGCCTTAAGctttttatcctttttcctGGCCTCTATAGCCAGCAACAAACCCGTAATCTGCTCCTCAAAACCTTCCAACGAAGTGCCCACTGATTTTCTAAAAGCCTTAATCCAATTTGTTACCCATTGTGATAAATTATCACCATCAATCGACTCCATACACCCAACCCCCGGCTCAGAACTACACTCCAATTCCAAAGGAACTTCTGTGGCCAAAGGTACCACAACTAAAGGCTTGCCACTACACTCCCAATTCATCGACCTTTCATTAAAATCCCCCATCTCCTCCTCTGCCTCCTTAACAATAGACCAAGAATCAACTAACCCATCACAGTCCTCTGCCCAGCTAACCATCTGACCGTCATTGATAAAAGAATCATTACCTGTTACAGTCTCTACATCAGTGAATGAGCACTCCGACACACTTTTTGGAGATCGGTATAGAGATAACGGAATCACTACTTGTCGACCATCCCGCAATTGAAGCATCCACTCTTTGGAATTACCCCATGATTTGTCCAAATCACTGACCCATTCCCTAATAGTGGGAGAAGGATTAAGTACCACCTTACCATCAGAAGCCTCATGCTCCGTCGCCCTTACCTCCGGACCCAATAATTCATCATCCACATCCTTCGTCGTCGCCGGAGATGACGACCTCTCCACCATCTTTTCTAACAGGTCTCCTGCAGACAACACCTTCGTCTCCGCCAGCTCCACCGAAGGACAAATCGTAACTACTGGTGCTGAAACCACCTCGCCGTCAGCTTGGACCACTTCCGCTGTCAATATCGGCACGACGGGGAATTGGGTAAGCCAGCTCGAGCTCACCGGAACGCTCGACCCACTCTCGCCAGGAACTTCCGGTGCCGATGTGGAAGAAATCGAGCCCATTGTGACCATCGGAGCCACCGTCGGCCTCCTTTGTGGTAGAGAGTCAATCGTCGAGCTCGCTGGGAGTACCTTAGCACTCGCACCCTTCGAGAATGAGCTCAGGCCTGAAGCGCTTGACTCTAACTTACCATCCTCAACAAATGGGCCCGTAATACCTGGGCTAGAAGTATTTTCTGACTGCTTGGAGCAAGCCCCTGCCTCAAAAACAAATGGGCTAGTCAATAATGGGCTTGAACAACTCTTAACTGCATGGGCTTCAGAAGGCCCATTGTCCATTCCTTTATTCACAGCCTGGGCAGAAAGATCCTCATGTGCCACCCACTTTACAGCTTGCTTATCACCCCTGTAACGTTGCCAAGACACCCGCCTCTTACCAAATTCATTTATTTCCACAGTCAAACCTTTCCCTAACCAGCCAGCCCTCCTAATTTGACGCTCCATACCAGAATCAACctcattcaaattcaaattattcaatCTGAATTTATTTGGTTCTGGGATTTTCTCCTTAAACCTAGCAGCCCCATTACTACCACGGAGACTCCCCTTCACACCACCCATGGCAATCGGTATAGCATTATCAGCCGGAACTTCAACAGCCACCACCTGAATCCCAACTTCGTCTCTCGGAGGCTGCGTTGTGTTCTCCACTACATGAAACTTCCCTGTCTCGCTAATGGGGGGCTGGTGTGAATGCTTCCTTACTTGCACAGACGCTTTTACCGTTTCAACAAAGGACCGAGAAGGGTGAATCACTGAACCTAACTTAGCCTTGTACGGTAAAGCTTTTGAACCCAACGCATAATGAGAAGGTTCCAACATTCTCCGTAATTCAATTCCAAAAGCCCTCCAACCTTGTTGTGCCTTGCCTGCAGGAATAATGATCGATCTTCTCATCCCGCCAACTTTTAATTCTGTTACTAGAATAAATTGCCCAAACAGGTTCGAACCCCGTTGCACTGTGTAGGCTGTGTCTCCATCCCTGAGCGTGAAGAAATGTTTGGGGTTAACCCCAATCATCGTTTGTTCCAAGCTCTGCATTAACCAACGTGCTGCGTTCCTACCCATAAAAATTGAGTGCATGAAATACTTCCCTCGTTCAAAAATCTTAAGGGAGAAGAAGTTCCCCCCTTCCTTAACCACCAACTGAAACAACTtcgattcaataaaaaaattgcgaAATCCACCCATATCGATCCAAACCAGAAATAAAACATTAACCGGAAACAAACTTTCTGACTAATTTGAGGTAGCCGGGCCTCGAGTAAAGAATTACATCAATCAATCCTGGACATTTCATAAAATTTACTTGCCAATGCATTGTTGTAATTGgtaattagtaaaatttgttagtACAATTTATTCTAAAAGGGAATCAATTATGAATTTACCTCTTTGTCAACCAATATCATATCGAGGCTGATCAGATCATGGTTGTTTGCTATATTAATTGCATCCCACATTTGTAAaactctaactttcagttttgaaTTATCTTTGTCCCTTGATATCTGTTTCAAAGTTGTATACTCCATACTCATCTtaaaaatctgtaaaaaaaaaacaatattttatcaatacaaaaatcaaacaaaaagattttaagaatttgaaaaactaactggaaaaatagagaaaaaggtATCTAAACTAATACTTATTGAGTAATGTAGCAAAACAGAATTTAATATACAGTAAATAATTCTAGGGAAACCATAATTTTAGTTTAAGAAAAACCATTAACAAATTTATACTCTTTAGTATTCGACAAAACATAAAGgcaattggaaaagaaaagtgaaatcctaacaaaaaacttttaaatggaAATAAAAGAGGGAAAATGAATTGTGAACAGTTATAAACAATTGGGAAGCGTAATTGAATAGAAAAAAATCATGCTCACCTTCTTAATAGTCTGTTGTTGCAGAGAAGTGTTCTGAATAGTTTGCTGTTGCAGTGAAGGAATGGCGGTTGAAACAATTGAGGAAGAGATTCTCTAtttgtgtgtgtctgtgtgtgtgtttggctgAATCAATGTACTGTTTGAAGATTTTATGTTGTGATTCGTCACTTGAATAAGTGCAGTACTTGAAAGAGTGATTCATCAATTTTGGACTTGATTAATTTATCCCAACGGGCCGGACCATTAATTTACTTCAGTAAAAGAAAGCGTTTCATGCAAtcaatgacatttttttctcatgagTGAGGTTGGGCTTGGGATTGGCTCTAATTGTATACAATGTTCTCACATAACTCCATAGGTTTCATGGTTATTAGATGAAATGGATTGGGCTTTTTTAGCTTAAGGTATGGGCCTACCCACGTGAGAAATTGAACAATGTAATAAACCCACAATAAGAATTTATTTGGAACTTTAATTCTGAGATTTATGTGTATTTGGACAACCGGCTTTTAACTTCTATTCTATTGACCATAGGGTGCAAtcaatgacatttttttctcatgagTGAGGTTGGGGTTGGGATTGGCTCTAATTGTATACGATGTTCTCACATAACTCCATTGGTTTCATGGTTATTAGATGAAATGGATTGGGCTTTTTTAGCTTAAGGTATGGGCCTACCCACGTGAGAAATTGAACAATGTAATAAACCCACAATAAGAATTTATTTGGAACTTTAATTCTGAGATTTATGTGTATTTGGACAACCGGCTTTTAACTTCTATCTTATTGACCATAGGGTAAGGTTGCATACTCCAGAATAAAGGTTGTTAAATGTAAAATACAATGTCTacacatataaaataattagtatatgagaaaataaatatattcaaataattaaaggtaaatatttgaattgaatattttaaaattaaaagtcttagttaaaaattataaattaaaatagttAAAAAGTTTAAAGTGGAAAGTTAAAAgctatttcaattttcttaacTTAGCTAGTGTTTATTGGGTTGGAGAACTtcgggtttaaaaaaaaaattatttattattattatttttttaatattgtgctgacgtggaaaattgtgggcaCTTTTATATATGTCAAAAGAATGGCTAAAGCAACTTCGTTTTGTTTAGTCTTTTGTTCCAATTTCACTCACATATATTGCAAATCTTACTGACTTGCCCAATATTTTGTTAATTGATGATGTGACAGTACTAACAGATGATACGAATCAAGTTTGTTATTTGTTCTCATTCTGAAAATCTGATTGATTTTGTTGCTGGCAAGAAGGTCGGCtttaataatttgttgtttacatgaaaaataagctaaaaaatatttaacttctaagcGTGAATCATGTTGCTAGCTTAATTTGataatagaaaatgttttccagTATAGTTTCATATTTTAGGTGAATTTTGTTCCATATCATCTATTAGCTTCGAAACTGTACTTCTGATgcagtcatttttttttaattatctgtTCCATATAGTAACTTTTCTAATTGTGTTCTTGATTGAGTAAATATTTTGTGCAGACATACTATTATATTACTTCAGATAGTTATCTTGATTTCATAAAGAATTGTGGTTAGCATTGGACCTTGGAAGGATACAATtgttattacaaaaaaaaattatttgaatgtAGTTACAGATCTAGTTGCCAAAGTCCATGTATTTAAGTGTAACTATGCCTTATTAATATTGAAAAACTTTTCCAGAGCGAAAATACATACTGCAACAAATCATATATCTTACTTATTATAAAAAACACTCTTCAAACACAGGGAATGAAAAATGGATTTCAACCAcagatttttttcccctttatgcTAGATGACTAAATTTCATAACTTCTATTAAACACAAACTgatatttatagaaaataacgAAAAAGAGAGATAGGAATATGTGTTCATAACACCCAAATGAACTCATtgaaagttgttcaaacacataCCCAATGGAAAGAACGGCCTAATATACAAATTGATGACCCACAATCGCTCTTCAAAAACAATAGATCAGATAGGATGGAAAACAGTTTCGAATAGTGAGAATGCTTTCTCCTTTTTAGCGCTCCGCCTTCTTTTGCATCCTGTTTTTGCTAGCATGACAGCAAAGAATATCCACTGCACCAGAACTATACACACCCCATAAAATTTAGTTAAGAATTCAAAAAATAACATGTCAGAAATTATAATGTAGTTGTGAAAAGCAATAAAAACAGAGTCCCCTATTAAAGAAAATGAACCATAAGATCAATAGgatgcaaaaataaataaataaatgaagtgTAATAATCATAAGATCACAATAACGAACTCCTCATTTTTAAGTATTTAGTAACTTTCAGATTCTAAAAGGCCAAAAAAATACACTACAAAttatatcaaaaacaaaacagtaGCTCTCCCCTTTTACAATGAAATATTTCTTGTCACCCATGTATGAATAGTTCAAGGAAATCTCAATTTTGATATAGATGTATCAATATACTTCTTTAAAATACTGATGGATGAACTCATAAAACTCCATTAACTCATCCTACAACCCACTGGTAGATACTTTTTAAACAGGAAATCAATCGATAAAAAGCAATACAGATTCTGaccaaagaaatataaaaagcaaagcagagaaatataaaaagcaaTACAGATTTTGTTATGTTCAAATAGTAATATAATAACTGATAAGAAGTAAATGACAGCCCAAATTCTAGCTATAGTTTAATAGTTTAGGAAGTTGAAAACATGAagttcggtttttttttttttcttttcaagtgaGGGAGGTGAGAGATATGTATTCAGGTTCACCTGACGGGAAGACAGGACAGTATCACCTAGCCACAAAGCTCGTAGCTAAGTTTGATTTAATTTGTCagaaaatttaaacataaataGTTGAAGACCAGTTAATTGTAAGTCTCTAAGGTCAATATTGTCATGGGCAGGCCAATTTAAAGGAGCAATGCAGTCTTTAAGTTCCAAAGTTGTTTCTGATGTAATATATGTAAACTCTTTTATCCTCTCATCAGAAACCAATCGATTTTCCATAAAGTAGCTCATATATATGGTCCAGAACAGCTCAGAATTCAAAGATAATCTATAGGACTGAGATAAATCAatatgtataagtttttttcttttgtttaaaaaaaagttaaaacttacCTATTAATCAACCGAGATCATAACAATATTGGTTAGATCATGGTTGTTTGCTACGTTAACTCCATCTCACATTCACTGATATCTACTTCACAGTTTTCTACTTCATTGCGATATGAAACTGTAATATTAGAACATTTTAAacattagtaaaatttatatataataatggagAAAAACCTACTGTTTACAATATAAGTGACAATCTAGTTTACATTATCAACaatttgaaataagtttaataaaCAGTATGTGTTACCTTTAGGCAAATTATCGAATATTTCTTTGTagacaatattttttgtatgaAAACGATCAGTATCATCATTTTCTAAAATGAGTATCTTGAGACCATCTTTACTTGTAACTCTGGATACGGCAACATATAACTGTCCATGACTGAAAACTGGTCTATCTAAATAAAGTCCAACACGTTGCAGAGATTGACCTTAGCTCTTATTAATTGTCATAGCAAAGCAAACAGATACTGGAAACTGCCTTCTTTTTAGTACAAAAGGCCATTTGGAATCAGAAGGGGATAAGACTATTCTTGGAATAAACACTTTTTCTCCAATATGAGTTCCTGATATTATTTGAGCCTCTAAAACCCATTTTGATTGTTGAGTGACCAAAAGTCTAGTACCATTACAAAGTCCATTACTTTGGTTTAAATTTCGAAGTAACATTATTGGAAAACCTACTTTCAATCTGAGTTTATGATTTGGAATACCAAGGAACTTCATTGAATTGAGAAATTCTATTGGCCATATGGCATCTTGGTCTAGAATGTTGCTTGAAGCTTTACATAATGAATCTGCACTAAGATATGTCTCTTCATCAACATTAATAAGATCAATCATGTAACCAGTTATGTCTTCAACTACTTCATTTGTTGGAGCTAAAATTGCTCTCTCCTCTAAATACTTGGAGTCGTTGAATTTTGTATCAAAGTTAGGATAGGCAGCTTTTACAATATCGTTGAAAGGATGAGCACCAGGCTGAATTAGTAAATCATGCGGTATTTCAATCAATGTTTCATCTTCATTATTACTAAGTTCACCATCACCAATTTTCAATATCCATTCAGCAAATTCCCTTGCTGCAATATCACCTGGGTTTTGTGTCAACCTCATATTTATTGTCAGAATGAAAACTTTGCAACTATTCCATAATGATGACTTGTTAATTGATGCTTCAACTATTTGTTCTCTTCGTCCTTTAGATATCACTGGTAATATTTGTCTAAAATCACCACCAAGAATAATAGTTTTTCCTCCAAAAGGTGTCTCCCCACTATTTGAGTTCAAAAAACGCAATATATCTTTTAATGACCGGTCAACAGCTTCAAAACAATTTCGGTGTGCCATTGGAGCTTCATCCCAAACTATAAGACTTGCTTTTGTCATAAGTTCTGCAATTTGTGAACCTTGTTTAATACCGCAAGTTGAACTGTCTGTTACATTTATTGGTATTTGAAATCTTGAATGAGCTGTTCTCCCTCCAGGCAACAATAATGCAGCAATGCCAGATGATGCAATTGCAATGACAATTTTACCTTCTGAGCGCAATCGGCATATAATAGTCTTCCAGAGATAAGTCTTTCTAGTTCCTCCATGcccataaacaaaaaagaaaccacCTTTATTCTCTGAAACAGAATCAATTACTTCCTCATAGATATTTCTTTGATCAATATTAAGACCAGCAAGAAGTTTAATATGCTCTGCTGCCAAAGAGTTTCTATCATAATCCAATTCTTCTTGTAATACTCTATTGTTACTTTGTCTGAGAAGTAATGTATTTGGATATGGTATTGTCTCAAATTCGTGCAATGACCTGCCACTCTTTATCAAAATCTGTTCAATTTCACATAGTGCATAGTTCTGTAATTGGAAGTCATCAAGATGTAGGTTGTCATATCATAGAACTGTTCTTTGACGATGCCGAATGTCCTCAGATAACAACTACCAATTTGAAATCCATAATTTATATGGGTCTGCAACGtcacaaaaaatcaacattGTAACAAAAAGTTCTCGTAGCTGTTTTCCTGAAGCCCAGTACGATGCATGATTCAAAGCTTCGTGCCactctttatcatcatcaaGCAAACCAAGTGCATAACATGTTGATTTGAAAGTTGGATACACAACATTATTTATAGTTCGTATTTCCTCAAATGATCTAGGTCCTTTAATAACATTGAGTAGCATCCGCAAATAAAACCGTTCTCCACTTGCAAGATGAGCATAATATATACACCCAATACATCTTCCAGATTTTCTTAATTTCCATTCTTTGTCTCTATTATGCCAAACCCATTTAGTAGGAAATTCAGAATAAGTCAATTCCCTTGCTTCTTCATACAATGCATTCGCTTTCATCTACTCTGTAAATTTGCTTTTTCCGATATCTAGCTTGTTCACAACACTATTTAAATAATCAGTATCTTCAAAAACAACTAGTTGCTCATCCTCATTGTGAAAATTCAGTCTTTGAACAGCAGGCTCTCGATGGTGAATAGGAAATTCGAATATCCTCCAACATACCTTTATGGCAGATACATATCTACAATTTAAATATGTCTTAACTTCATTAGTATCTGTCATATGCTGCATTCCAGTAGAAGAATCAATATGTAAATTTTCTTCAAGAATCAAAGTTGCACGATCAGGTCCTTTTGTTATATACTTAAATAAGTACTTGATAGATCTTGAACGATTACAACACTCAACATTTATGTGTGCTTGAAATTTCACCAATAACTCAATATTGTATGGAACTATGAATCGATTATCAAGTTTGACTTCATTTCTTTCAACAAATCTTCCATTATTCCTTCTTCTATATATTGGGAAACCATCTTCATCAACAGTGGTTTGCGAACAAAATTTTTTAGGGAAGTGCTTTGTACATTTGTTTTCAATCATACAACTTGCCTTTGAATTAATAGAGCCGCAAGGACCATGAACCATATATTGTTTGACAGCTTCATAAACTAAAGGTTCTTCATTCAAATCTGGAATTTCTGCTAAAATTATTCTATCAATTTCTATTGCTGTAGGATGGTTCTCATCATGATgtagaaaaagtaaaatgtgTGCATGAGGTAACCCTCTCTTTTGATATTCAACAGTGTAGACAACTGCCACCAAAACAGTAAGTTAGTTACATTTATTTAGATTAACTATTAAACCAagtaaagaagaaggaaaaaatatttaaaatataaagtttaGAATACCTGCAATTACTTTCCCAAAGTGTTGACCATGCTTTAAATCATATAAGAGTTGATCAAGCTTTATTTTGAACACTCTTGCAATCACATCAGGCCGATCTTCTACTTTCTGTCCAGGTTTCCTAGATAGGAAAAGATCAATTTCTGGCCATTTTGTGTTGCAAGTGAAGGTAATAAATAGGTCCGGATAACCTACCCATCTACAGATTGCCATTGCATCTTGATAGTTTTCAATCATATACCTTGGACTTCCAGTGAAACTTGAAGGTAGAACAAATCTCTTGCCTGAAGATGCAGGGGTGGTATCTCCTCTCATAACTGCATCTTTCAGTCCTTTATACAATTCTATCCTTAATTTGTCTTGGTTCTCTTTTACCCACATAAGCCGGATTTCTTCAATACATGTGTAGGCATCTACAACAAATTGTTGAAACAATCTACCACCATTTACCAAAGTATGTCCTTCATGTTCACGTTCTTGCAAGCGATATGCATAATATTCTCTCATAGTGACAGAATCAGTTGTATCAGATCTGATTCCATCTACATTACTATACAAAATGCCGAGCCTAAAAGCATCTTCACCATATGGGAACAAAAGGGGCTATTGTAATGCCATGTATGAAGGATGCAGCACATTAATACGCTGTAACCCTCCTTCTTTTAACTCAACAATAATATCGCGATGTGCATTCTCAGCACGAATATCACCAATGATAATTGCTGCAATTTCTGAACATGTAGGCAGATTATATTCTCTTCCATCTGTAGTTTGTGACCCAATAAGGCGCAATCTTAAATGGTGAACATCAGTATCAAAGAAACGGTCTCTAGACATCCGAAATATCTTCACTAAAGTGTTTGTTTCATCAAACATTTGGACCAATGCATCAACAATAGATGGATCAAGGTCACTATCAATTT
This genomic stretch from Castanea sativa cultivar Marrone di Chiusa Pesio chromosome 1, ASM4071231v1 harbors:
- the LOC142627270 gene encoding uncharacterized protein LOC142627270 produces the protein MNLKIISWNVRGLNDRDKRLRVRNLVRRWKPYVICLQETKMELITRAVIHSLWRGQHVDWSYLGSCGAFGGVLLMWDTRFVNKEEEAVGRFSVSCRFTCVSDQFVWAFYGIYGPNSVRERRFLWEELCGLNYWDDKFPSVSQQRLPRLLSDHFLIVLEGGSFQRGRKPFRFENMWLKDEGFVERVRAWWESYNVRGAPSFVLANKLKLLKNDLKKWNVEVFGNVEDQVRKLWQELSDLEMIEDSRALVVEERLELERVRGELEKVTLMEEICWRQKSRVLCIREGDRNTRFFHRIANSHRRFNSIDRLMVDGELSSDQEAIAGCISHFYRQLYAESVAHRPLLDDVEFSCISEDDTLWIDRPFDEEEVFGVISDFKGDKAPGPDGFSMAFFQSCWCILKAEIMAVFQNFHTQAVDAVEIKDFRPISLVGGIYKIISKVLANRLRRVAHGLISNSHNAFVKGRQILDSFLIASKCIDSRLKSGVPGVLCKLDVEKAYDHVSWGFLISRGIRQGDPLSPLLFDIVMEGLSRMLEVAATTGQFSGFSVGNTAGNSVMVSHLLFADDTLIFCDADPTHIACLRAILTRFEEVSGLRINLGKSELVPIGVVYNMDVLVGMLGCRQSSLPLRYLGLPLGAKFKELSIWNPILEKMERRLAGWKRLYLSKGGKVTFIKSTLSSLPTYFLSLLPLPGKVANRMEKLQRDFLWSGINGDSKLHLVNWAQVCKPLQVGGLGIRRLRSFNAALLGKWLWRYGLETDALWRRVIEAKYGNDWGGWCTKKVTSAYGVSLWRYIRSGWMSFSKLILYDVGDGTRVKFWKHVWCGDRTFQEAFPELYCICRTKDSSVAEVMCWSGGRIHWDAKFRRPPQDLEQESFDRFMDMVYSSTVRGLGPDRLCWKPARSRGFEVRGFYLSFYPPIILSFPWKLIWKSKVPPRVAFFSWSASLGEYQLSSTFATKLYINLDIPEVAEIRNKYTTMDITVKDILPKELPKAQDGELALHNRKTVAEIKDLEWNSKTKDLLVTCNAKIININNKYGWYYVACLICKTKVKQVKGVLWCERCKNQPKFTVPSYRIQVQVQDETGSTTFILFDKGAEKNISKNAKELAEMQEEYRKENYTVSKILEMEISHKQNDSRKVEEHQDTMEEIVKKSRKDKYIASRKTQIGETSVQRPERMPLQMLQKLQKGAKQNASKKEKN
- the LOC142627289 gene encoding uncharacterized protein LOC142627289 gives rise to the protein MREYYAYRLQEREHEGHTLVNGGRLFQQFVVDAYTCIEEIRLMWVKENQDKLRIELYKGLKDAVMRGDTTPASSGKRFVLPSSFTGSPRYMIENYQDAMAICRWVGYPDLFITFTCNTKWPEIDLFLSRKPGQKVEDRPDVIARVFKIKLDQLLYDLKHGQHFGKVIAVVYTVEYQKRGLPHAHILLFLHHDENHPTAIEIDRIILAEIPDLNEEPLVYEAVKQYMVHGPCGSINSKASCMIENKCTKHFPKKFCSQTTVDEDGFPIYRRRNNGRFVERNEVKLDNRFIVPYNIELLVKFQAHINVECCNRSRSIKYLFKYITKGPDRATLILEENLHIDSSTGMQHMTDTNEVKTYLNCRYVSAIKVCWRIFEFPIHHREPAVQRLNFHNEDEQLVVFEDTDYLNSVVNKLDIGKSKFTE